The Myxococcales bacterium region GTGAGCGTCTCTTCATCGGTGACGAGCGTCTGCGTCGCCGAGTCGAGCCGCGGCCGCATCGGGCCTTCCGCGCGAGGGAGCGTCACATCCTCTCTCGTGACGTTCGTCACGTTGGTCGCGCTCGCGGGGATCGATGACGCATGGTTGCGGGTCGCCTCGTCATTTCGGGCGTCGAGGGCGACCGCCTGCGTCATGCCAATGCGGATTTCCGTGGCCTCGGACGCCGCGAGTACGCGGGCCCGGTGCTCGCGCTCGCGCCCGCCAAAGCGTTCGCCCATGAACTTCGCGAGGTCCCCGCGCGCCACGGCGCCAGCCAGCGCGCGCAGCGCTTGAGCAAGCTCCCCCGCCGTCGCGAAGCGGTCCTGGGCCCCTCGCGCGAGAGCGCGTCCGAGCACCGCGTCGAGCGAATGGGGCGCACGAAGCTTCGGAGCGATGGCGGGCACCACGTGGGCCTCAAGCAGGGCGCGCGTCTCATCGTCATCGCGGCCACGAAACAAGCGGCGGCCCGAACAGAGCTCCCAAGCCAACGCGCCAAGCGCGAAAACGTCGGCGCGACGATCGGCGGGCTCGCTCCAAACGCGTTCCGGCGCCGAATACGAGAGCGCTTCGAACGACGCCTCTTGCACGGGGAAGAGGCGGCCCGGGTCGAACAGCAACACGCGGCCGTCGAAGGTGACGGAGAACGTGAGCCCCGAGACCGCACCGTGGAGCGGCCAGGGCGACCGAGCGCCATCGTGGCACTCGTGAAGAGCCTCCAAGCCTTCTGCGGCTTCGGCGACAACGAAGCACGCAAGCTCCCACGGCATCGGGGTCCGCGCTTGGGCGAGCGTCCGAAAGACGAGGGTCAGCGGCTCGCTCGCGAAAGCGGCGAAGCTCATCCAACGGAGACTCCCGTCGGCGCCCCACTCGCGCGGCGCCAAGACGGAGGGCCCCTTCACCGCGGCGAGGCCCCGCACGACGTCGAGCCAGGTGACCGCGACCTCGGGCAGAGACGCCGTGTCGACCCACCAAAGGAGGACCGGGGCGCCCTCGCGTTGCGCGAGGTGAAGCGTTCCCACTTCGCGCACCTCCACGCGCTCCAACAGGCGGTGGCCGCCGACGACACGAGGGCCGTCGAATTGGGGAACTGCGGAGGGGTCGATCACGGTGGCCTGGACTGCCCCTTATCTTGCCCGGGAATGAGCCGGCTGGCGAAGTTCGGCCGGTCCGACGCCAATGTAGGGGAGACGCTGGTCGAGCCCGCGCTTAAAGCGTCACGCCGAAAAGATCGCGCACGGTCGGGTAGGGCTCTTCGTTTGGGTCAACGTCGAGAAACCCCACGCGAAACGAGATGGTGTCGTTGTCGTTCCAGGGCCACCAAAGCCCAAAAGCGATGAGACCCCCGGCCGGGGCTGTGGCGAAGGCGAATTGCCCAGCGCGGAGCCCGCCCGTTCGTTCCACGAACTCCCGAACGCGAGGCGGGGCGCTCCCGAGCGTCGACGCGGTCCACTCTTGCGGGAGCGCGTCCAGCGTCGCGGCCTTCGCCTTCGCGGCGTGATCCATGTGAAAAGAGGACGTGAGGCAAATCAGGCGCGAGTCCCAGCTGAACCCGCGAGCGGGCCAGCTCGCCTTCATACGCTTCAGGCCGTCGAGGACCGGCGCCCACAACGCGCTTCCACCAGAACGCAGAGCCATGCGCAGGAGATTACCGCGATTTGGAGCGGCCCGTCTCGTGTCTTCGCGATCGCCCCTTCCAATGGCCCCAGAGCGGGCCCGTCGTGAAGACTTGGCGCATGACGCGCCTCGGGCGGCTTCTGATCGCGGGCCTGCTCTCGTGCGCAAGGCCGCCCGACGCGACGTTAGGCCCTGGCGCCGCGCCGAGCCCCGCTGCCAAGGCGACGCCCTCGCCGACAGTCACGGTCCGGGTGCTCGCGTTCAACGATTTTCACGGGCACCTGAAGCCGCCCGACGGCCGCGTGCCCGGGGTCGCCGGGCCCGTCGGTGGAGCGGCCTACGTCGCGGCTCACCTGAAGAGGCTCGGGGCCGAACAGCCCAACACCGTCGTCGTGGCGGCCGGTGATCTCGTGGGCGGTAGCCCGCTGACGTCGGCGCTCTTCCATGACGAGCCAACGATCTTGGCGATGAACGCCATGAAGCTCTCCATCCTCGGTCTCGGGAACCACGAGCTCGACGAAGGGCTGAGCGAGGTCCTCCGGCTGCGGCGCGGTGGGTGCCATCCGAAGGACGGTTGCGCGCTCCATCCCACCTTCGACGGTGCCCGCTTCGACTTTGTTGCTGCCAACGTCGAAGACGAAGCGACGGGGCGACGCGTTCTACCGGCCTACGTGCTCCGCACTTTTGAGGGCATCCCCGTCGCGTTCGTCGGGATGCCGCTCGAAGGCACGCCGCGCGTCGCGGCCCCCGGCGGCGTGAAGGGGCTCCTGTTTCGCGACGAGGTGCGCACCGTCCGGGCCCTCATCCCGGAGCTCACGAAGCAGGGCGTGGCGGCCATCGTCGTCTTGCTGCACGAAGGTGGGCTCGTGAAGGGCGGTGGCCTGAACGATTGCCGCGACCTCCACGGGCCCGTCGTGGCCATCGCCGAGAAGGCCGACCCCGCCGTTGATGTCTTCATCACGGGTCACACCCATGCACTCTACAATTGCCGCGTCGGAGGCCGTCCTGTCACGAGCGCGCTCTCCTTCGGCCGCGTCATCACCGAGGTGAACCTCGTGCTCGATCGCCGCACGAAGGACGTTGTGGAAGCGACCGCGCACAACCACGCGGTGACCCACGACCTCGCGCCCGATCCCGTCGTCGGGGCCATCGTCGACCACGCGAGCCGGCTCGCGGCCCCGAAGGAAGACCGCGTCGTCGGGCACATCGCGGGGACGCTCCGCGCGTCCGCGAGCGGCACCGGTGAAGCCACCCTCGGCACCGTCGTCGCCGACGCGCACCTGGAGGCGACGCGAAAAGCCGGAGCGCAGCTCGCCCTGACCAACGTGGGCGGACTTCGGACCGACCTCACCTTCGCGCGCAGCAGAGGCGAGCCCGTCGACGGGCTGGTCACCTATGGGGAGGCCTTCGCGGCGCAACCGTTCGGCAACGTGCTGGTGACGTTGGCGGTGAGCGGCGGCGAGCTCATCGACGTGCTGGAGGACGAGCTGCGACGCGGAACCATTCCTCAGTCGTCGTCCAACGTGCGCATACGAATTGCTGGCCGGCGGCTGCGGGAGCTCCTGGTCGACGGCTCGCCGGTCCACGCGTCAGACCGCGTCAGCGTCACCGTGAACTCCTTCATGGCCGAGACTGTGCCGGCCTTTCGGCGGAGCAAGGAACGTGTCGTTGGCGCCGAGGATCTAGAGGCCCTCGAGGCCTACTTTCGCGCTCACCCGGTGGTCGCGGTGCCCGTCACCAAGCGCGTCGAACGCGAGCCCGCTGTCGACGCCGGTGACGAGTAGGTCCCTGCGCCGCTTGTTTCCGCTCGTGAGTTGGAGAACGATCGGGCCCATGAAACGGGTCGCGTGGTTCGCATTTCTTGCTCCCCTTGGCTCCCTCGGTGCCTGCACCTCGACGGAAGCGGCGAGCCAGCCCCCAGAAGCGCCGAGCCTCGCCGGCGCCGATGCCGGCCCCGCCAACGAAGCGGCGGCAGAGGCGGCGGTGCGCGTGCCCAGTCCCCTCGATTCGCTGGATCCGAGCAAGGGCGCCTTCGCCGCCGAGCTTTCGACGGTCCGGGCCATGACGGGCACACTGGCAGCCGCCGGCGCGGGCACCGTCGACCGATTGTTTGTCGGCGGAGACCCCTTGTTTGTGGGCGCCGCCGCCGAACGCATCGTGCACCTCGGCTCGGCGGATTGCGCGAACTCGCCGTACGGATGTCCGACGCGAACTCCCGCCGACGAAGTGCTCGCGCAGTTCTCCGCGTCGCGAACGACGCTCCGCGCGGCGCTCCTCGACGCGCTGGGCGGGCTCGACCGCTTGCGATGGGTTGCGGCCGCGCACACAGCCATCGAGTTCGTGAACCTGCTCGATCAGACCGGCAAGCTCGATGCTGCCACGCGCGTCGCGTTGGCGCCCAAGATCACAGCGCTTGCGTCGGCGACGCCGGCGCTCGCAGAGTTTCAGTTTGCCAAGCAGTTGCCTGCATCCTACACACGTGTGAAGGCGCTCTACGAACTCTCGGGCGGAGTTCTCCTGCCCGCTCCCGCGACGGCGACGGCCGCCAAGGAGGTCGTCTTGTCGGTCGCGGCGCTTCTCGCCCCGCTCGGCGCAAGCCCCGGTGGCTTCGCGCCGTTCGCGGGGGCGAGCCACCGCTCGCCAGTTCACCGGCGCTCGCCACGCTGAAGGCCGCGACGCTCCTCCCGGCCATAACCGCCGCTGACCCGGCGCCCGACGTCGATGCGTACCTAGCGGCCATCGACGCCATCGTCGACAAAGCAACCCACGGGACCGAGGCGAGCATCGACTGGACGGCGTATGCAGCGGCGCTCGACGCGCTCGACGCCCATGTGGACCGCTCGCTGGTGGGTTTCGACGGTCACGTTCCACCACCGGGGCCGCCGCCTTCGCCTTCATCGAGCGCCTTCGCGGCGCCTCCCGCCGAATCCGGCACCCTCGAAACCGATCCGCGCGCGGCGCTCTTGCAAATCGCGCTCGCTGCGACGTGTTTGAAGGGCGAGCCGGCCACGCCGGTGACCAACGAGGACGTCGTGCGTATGCGCGCGCCCGACGTTGGCGCGTGGAGCACCGCCGGCGCCGTCGTGACGTCGCGCCGCTTTCCCGTGGGGACCTCGGTATCGCTCGCGGCGACGCCGCTGCCGTCGCCGGTCGCCGCCACGCCGATGCCGGCGAGCTGCTACACCGTAAACGACATTGGCGTCCCGTACGCGCGGGTAAACGCCGCGGCCTGCGGCGTGCCGATTCGCTTCGTGGGCACCTGCTTCGGCAAGTTCAACATGGACCACGTTGAGGTCATGGTCCGGCGCGGCGAAGCCGGCGCGGTGGTTCTCCGTCACGTCTATCGGCCCAAAGCCGACGGCTCGCTCCCGGCCATGACGTGGTTTCTTCCTCGCGTGGACGACACGGCCCTCGCAAAAGACGCGATCAACGCGTACCGCGTCGACATCACGGTCGTATCGGCCGGCGGCGCGTCGGATTCTCGTTGCGTCCCGGTGTTCTGGCCCGAAGGGACCCCTGCGGGGCCCGTGCCGAAAAATCCCTGCACTGCGCTGCCGGGCCCCATTGTCGATCTCTTCCCCGACCCGACGCTCCCCACGAGCACATTCGTTGTCGAGAAGTTTGGCTCGGGCATTCGCGTGCGGCCGACGCTCGATTCGTTTCTCTTCACCGGCGACTTCTTCAAGGTCGAAAACCGCTCCGGTGCGGGCGTTGAGCTTGTCTCGATGCACTCGCCGCCGTTCGCCGACGCCGCTGGCCTATCCACCACGGACATCGGGACCGTGCCGCGGTTCGCGACCGGCCTTGTCGCCGACGGCTCATCGAAGAGCATGACCCTCGCGGCCTTGCCATCAAAGCTTGCGCCGCACCGTTGGGCTTTCGGTCGGCCGGGCATCGATGGGCTCCTCGCCCAGGTCTTTGCGACGAACCTGTGAGTTTGCGTCACGTCGCCGAACGCGACGAGCTCTCCTCACCTGCGACGGAGCCGCTTGGCGGCACCGCCCTCCGAATCGAGCGGCGCTAGCCTCAGTCGGCCTCCCCGCGGAGCCTCCGGGCGCGCAGGACGTCGTCAACGGTCGGCGCACCCACGAGGTTCGGGCGCCACCCCGTGCGGGCGCCCATCGGCACCTCCGGGGCATTGCGCCGCGCGATGTCCGCGCCGTGCCGTGCGTGATTGATCCGATACTCCGCCCGCGATGGGGGCGCGGCGGCGGCCGGCGCCGGGGCCGGGGGAAACAAGTCCTCGGGCGCGAGCGTCCGGACGTCCGTCGCAGGCGCAGGGTCCGCCGGTGGGATCGCCGCCGCGACGAGAGCAGGAGGGGCCGCCTCAGTCGGAGCGACGGGCGGCGCGACAGGCGCGGCAGCGAGGGCGGGCACCGCAGTGACGGGCGCGACGGAACTCGACTCACGCGCGAGGTGGAAGCCTGCCAAGAGCCCGAGCGTTGCGACCATCGCCGAGACGCCCACGAAAGCCGGCCGCGGTCCCGCCGGCGGCGTGGGCACACGCATGCGCGGAACCGTTGGAATGCTCGCTCGCTCGACATCGAAGGCTACGGGGCCGAAGGACGGCAGCTCGTGGCGCTCCGGCGGCCGCACGGCAACGGTAGGCACCGCCGGCAGAGCCCAGGAGGGCGCGGCCGGTACAAGCTCTCGGGCATCGAGTTGGCACCGGCCCAAGTCGGGCTTCCGGGCCTCCGGAGCCCGCGCGTCGCGCTTGCTCGGCGTCGGCTGAGCCTCACGCTTGGACTCCGCGCGGGGGGAGGGCGTGGGCCGGTTGACCTTCGTCACGGAGCCCTCGCTCGGCGGCGGCTGCGCGACGTCGAGCTCCTCGAACCACCTGCGTTCGTCGACGACTGTGGCGCTCGCCTCAGCCTTGTACGTGGGAAATCGAACCGAAGGACGCGGCGGCTTCACACCCACCATGTGTGCACGAAGCAAGCCAGCGGAGTCGCGATCGGGGGCTTAGAAATCCCGAAGAATTCGGGCGATCGATTGAAGTATCACTGGATCATCGGATCCGACCGGGCGGTCCGTGCGGCGCTTCTAGCCCTTGATCTTTCAAATAATTTCTGGTCCGTCTCTTGTCGAATTCGTCCCAGCCGGTCCAGTGGAAGTGAAACGACGAACGCACTCCCCACACGTCTTGAATGTTCAGACGCAGCACTTTGCTTGGCGCCTGACCCCATTAAAATCATGGCGTTGCATTCGAACGCTAGAGTCTTAGTGGACCGTTCGGCTGCGCGAATTTCCTGAAGGAGTGCGCTCAGGTTTCGAGCGTCGCGAAGGCCTTCCGCGCGGCAAACCTCGCGAGGTGGTGCTCTTCATCGCCGAAGAGTGTCGCGAGGGCGTGCATGCGCTTGAAGTAGAGGCCGATGTCGTGCTCGTCACTGATGCCGATGCCGCCGTGCAGCTGAATCGCCTGGGCCGTCACGAATCGGCCGCTGGCGGCGACGTGGGCCTTCGCGGCCGACACGGCGCGCACGCGCTCCTCGTCGTCCTTCGATTCGGCACGGAGCGCCGCCAGCATCGCCATCGAGCGGGCGAGCTCGGTCTCGATGAACATGTCGACGGCGCGGTGCTGCAGCGCCTGGAACGTGCCGATCTTGACGCCGAACTGTTCGCGGGTGCCGAGGTACGCGACCGTGAGGTTCAACGCCTCCCGCATGACGCCCACGGCCTCGGCAGAAGCGCCGGCCGTGGCGCGGTCGATGGCCAACGACAGGGGGCGGACGCCGTCGTCGACGCTCCCCACCACGGCGTCGCGCGCGACGTGTGCGCCATCGAAGGTGAGCCGCGCGGCGCGATGACCGTCGGTCGTCGCGAGCGCGTCGACCCGCAGGCCCGCCGCCGCCTTCGGCACGAGGAAGAGCGACACACCGCGCGCCTCGTGAGTGGCACCGGCGGTTCGCGCCGAGACGATGAACGCATCGGCGGCGTTGCCCCAAAGCACGAAGTGTTTCTCGCCGCGCAGCACGTATCCGTCACCGGTGGCGGTCGCCGTCGTGGCGACCGAGCTCGGCTCGAAACGCGAACCGCGCTCCGCGTGGGCCACCGCGAGGAGCGATTCGCCCGTGGCGAGGGGGGCGAGCCACTGCTCGCGTTGCGCATCGGTCCCCGCCTCGGCGAGGAGCCCGCCGGCGAACACGATGGCTCCCAGGTACGGCTCGGGGACGAGCCCCGCGCCGAGTTGCTCGAGCACCAGCGAGACCTCCACGAACGACTGCTCGAGGCCCCCGAAGCGCTCGGGGAAGGGGAGCGCCAGCCACCCGAGCTCCCCCATCTTGCGCCAAAGGTCGCGCGAGAAACCGAGAGCGTCGCTGCGGAGCGAGCGGAGGCGGCCCGGAGGCGACTCCTTCTGGACGAAGGCGCGCACCGTTTCGACGAGGAGCTTTTGGTCGGTCGATAGCTCAAAGTTCATGGTCGTGTTCGCTCAGGCGCCCGGTAGGTTGAGGATCATCTTTGCGATGACGTTGCGCTGGATCTCGTTGCTGCCCCCGTAGATCGTCGAGGCGCGGTAGTAGGCCCACTGCGACGGAACCCACTCCTCGATGGGCGGGACCGATGAGGCCCCGTTGAACCACGAGAGGGAGTCGTGCCCCATGATCGACATGGCCAGCTCGAAGAGCTGCTGCAGGATCTCGCTGCCGCGAATCTTCAAGAGCGACGACTCGGGCCCCGGTGCGTGGCCGAGCTGCGCCCCGGCGATGGCGCGGTAGTTCGCCATTCGAAGCCCTTCGAGCTTGATCTCCATCGCGGCGATCTTGGCGCGCACAATCGGGTCGTCGAAGAGGACGCCCGCCGGCGTGCGGGTCTCGGCCGCGATCCGTTTGACGCGCGCCAAGAGGCGCGTGCTGGCCCCGACGCTCGCGATGAACGTGCGCTCGTGGCCCAGGAGGGCCTTGGCCAACGACCATCCACCGTGCAGCGGGCCCACGAGATTCTCACGAGGGACCAGCACGTCTTCGAAGAAGGTCTCGGAAAAGGCGAGCGTGTTGCCGATGCTCAAGAACGGCTTCACGACGAGCCCCTTGGTCTTCATCGGCACGAGGAGGAAGCTGATCCCCTTGTGCTTGGGCCCCGACGAGTCGGTGCGCGCCAGCACGAAGATCCAATCGGCGTATTGCGCGTACGTGGTCCAGGTCTTCTGACCGTTGAGGACGAAGTTGCCTTTGCCGTCGTCGTCGGCGCGGAGCTTCAGCGACGCGAGATCGCTGCCCGCGTTGGGCTCCGAATAGCCCTGGCACCAAACCTCTTCGCCCGACAGAATTTTCGGCAAAAATCGCGCTTTCTGCGCGTCCGTGCCGAACTGCATGATGAGCGGGCCGACCATGATCAAGCCGAAGGGGCTGAGGCCCGGCGTGCCCGCAAGCTCGAGCTCTTCGGTCAGGATAAAGCGCCGGGCGGCGTCCCAACCGGGCCCACCGTGCTCGTTGGGCCAGTGCGGCGCGACCCACCCTTTTTTGTAGAGGATGCGATGCCACTCCATGATCTCGGGCATCTCGAAGTGAGCATCGACGTCGGCCTTCGCCCTGAGGTGCGGCGGGAGGTTGGTCTTCAAGAAGGCGCGCACTTCGGCGCGAAACGCGTCGTGTTCGGCGGAGAAGGAGAGGTCCATGCGGGGGCGAGTATATTCGAGTCGCGAGGAGCATCGACCTCGGCGATGCTTGGTCGCATGGCGAAGGCAAAGACCACGGCGAAGAAGGCGGGTGCGGGCGCGAAAAAGCCGCCGCCGAAGCGCCGCACGGCGAAGAAGGCGACCCCGAAGTCGCACGGTCTCGACGCCGTCGCCTGCGCTGACGTCGATCGCGCGGCACCGGCCCTCGTGGCGCTCACCAAACGGATCGAGGGGGAGGGAGGCGCGGTCGTCGGCGCGTACCGGGAGCCGCTCGGAGGCCACGACACCCTGCTCGCCATCCTCCCGATCGATCGGATCGAACCCACGCCGTTCCAGCGCGACCTGTCCGAGGCCCATCACAAGCGCCTCGCGACGGTCATCGAAAAGACGGGGCGCTTCCTCGACCCGCTCATCGGGGTGACGGCGCCAGGCGAGGGGTTCTGGACGCCCAACGGCCGCCATCGGCTCGAGGCCATGCGCCGGTTGGGCGCGAAGGCCATCACGGTGCTTGTCGTTCCCACGCGGGAGATCGCGTGGCAAATCCTCGCGCTCAACACCGAGAAGGCGCACAACCTGAAGGAGCGGGCCCTCGAGGTGGTGCGCATCTACCGCGGGCTCTTGGAAGAGGACGCGAGCCGGCCTGAGGCCGCGTTCGCTTTCTACCTCGAGGACCCTGCGCTCGTGACGCTTGGCGTCGCCTACGAAAAGGACGGGCGCTTCGCCGGCGGCGCTTACCACCCGGTCCTCCGGCGCGTCACGTCGTTCTCCGACGCGGCCATCGGCGACGCGATCAAGGTGCACGAGCGCCTCGCCGACCTGACGATGGACCTCGAAAAGGCGGTCGCCGAGGCCGTGGCCCGGCTCCGCGAGAAGGGTCTCACGAGCCCCTACCTCCGGGCCTTCGTGGTGGCCCGAATCAACCCGCTGCGCTTTATCAAGGGCGAGCCGCCGCCAGCGGAAGAGCTGCTCCTCGGCATGACCGCGCGGGCCCTTCGTTTCGACGCCGGCAAAGTCTCTCAGGTGGACCTCGCCAAGATGGCAGGCGCCCCGCTTGAGGAATAGGGCCTGAGGCATGCGCTCGGAGGAATAAGGCGCAGCGAAGTCGTCGGCCTTGGTGGTTGACGTTATGCTTCCTTCGTGGCGATTCCCCGGCGCCCGACGAAGCTGGGCCCCTACGACGTGATCGCGAAAATCGCGAGCGGGGGCATGGCACACGTGTACCTGGGCCGCGGCACCGATCTCGTCGGCGATGGGCGCCTAGCGGCCATCAAGATCATGCGCCACGACTTCGGCGGCGACGAGCAGGCGCTCCACATGTTCTTGGACGAAGCGCGGCTTCTCTCGCGCCTCTCGCACCCGAACATCATCCAGACGCTCGAGTTTGGGACGACCGACGAGCACCCTTTCATCGCGATGGAGCTCTTGCTCGGGCGAACGGTGCTCGACGTGTGGGAGGCGTGCGTGGCCGAGCAGATGGCGCTGCGCTTCGACCTCGCCGCGTACGTCGCAGCGCGCGTCGCCGAAGCTCTCGACTACGCGCACCTGCTTACCGATGAGCTCGGCACGCCGCTCCACTTGATCCATCGCGACGTCAACCCGAGCAACATCTTCCTCACCTTCGACGGCAAGGTGAAGTTGTTCGACTTCGGCCTCGCAAAAGCCAAGCTGCGTCGCACCAAGAGCCACGCGGGCATCGTGAAGGGCAAGCTCCCGTACCTCTCGCCAGAGCAGGTGATGGAGCTCCCGCTCGATCGCCGAAGTGACGTCTACACGTTGGGGACGACCCTCTGGGAAATGGCCACGATGCGTCGGCTCTTCAAGCGCGGCACCGACATCGACACGGTGAGAGCGGTCCGTAGCGCGGCGATTCCTCGCCCCGAGACCCTCGTCGAAGGCTTCCCCGAGCCGCTCTCGGACATCATCATCCGTTCGCTCGAGCGCAACCGGGAGCACCGTTACCAGTCGGCGCAGGAGTTTGCCGACGCCCTCGACGACTTCATCGCCCGGAGCGGCTCCGGAGATCCATCCACCCTGATCCCCGCGACGCTTGACCGCCTCTTTCCCGGCGAACGCGCCAGGCAGATGGGTTGGCTCAAGTCTGCGGTGGCCCCCAACGCCGCGCTCATGCGCGCCACGCTGACGCCCCCCATTCCCATACCGATTCAAAGCTCCGTCGCGCCGCTCTCGCGGATTCCCGAGAGCGGCGGGCCGCGGAGCACGCCGACGGGCCCGCTCAGTGCGCCGCCCCTCACGCCTCGCAGCCTTCGCGACGGGCCGCTCAGCACACCGCTGAGCTTCCCTTTGAGCACACCCCCGTTGACGCCACGCGCGCCGGACACCTCGGAAGAGTCGGGAGGTGCGGCGTCAGCGCCAGAGCTTCCGCCCCTACCACCAAAAATCCGGAAGTAGCGGCGGCCCCGAGGGGCCATCGAGAATTCTCCAAAATCGCGGCAAAGCCCTGCATACTGGGGTGCGGCACAAGTTTGTAAGTCTGCAGCCCGCTTCGAGAACCCTCGACTTCCAATGCAGAAGAACAACTTCTACGAGTTCACCCGACCGGTGCAGGAGCGCTTCATCGGCTCGGTGAACGGGACCGGCATGCCCACGCCGCTCCTTGAGCGTCGCGGCGGACCGTCGCTGCCGCTCCCGTGGCTGGGTCTCAGCGCCTTCGGCGTCGTGCTCTTGATCGCGCTCTTTCCCGTAGGGCTCGGCGTTCTCGAGAGCCGCCTCGCGATTCAATCGGTGCTCTTCCTCGTTCTCGACGTCGGCGGCGTGGCCGCCATCGTCATGGGTGTCATGAAGGTGGTCTCGGCGATGCGCGAGGTGAAGGCGCTGCCGTTCCGTCCCGGCATCTACGTATTTCCCATCGGGCTCGTCGATGCCCGCGAATACGTCCTCAAGGTGTATCCGCTCGCAGAAATCAGCGGCGTCGAACAGACGGCCTCGGAGGTCGTGTTGACGGCAGAAGGAGCGCGCTTCGCGTTTCCCCAGGCGAGCCCGGAGGAAGTCTCCGCCGGCGCGGCCCGATTCGCCGAGGCGCAGAAGCACCTGAGCCAGGCGATGAGCACGCGCGAGAGCCTGCGGCCCGGAGCGCTCGCGGGCATCGATCCTTTTCACGGCGCCGCGAGCCCGTTCGTGCCGAACAAGCCTCTGCTGCGCGAGGTACCGCTTTGGGCCAAGGTGCCCTGGGCCTTTGCGCTCGGGGCCGGCGTCGTCGTTGGACTTTTTGTTTGGATGATCCGCAACAACGTCGGCGACCGTCGCCTCTACGCGGCGGCGCTCGAGCGAAACGACGTTGAGGCCTACGAGGCCTACCTGGCACGTGGGACCAAGTACAAAGACGAGGTGAAGCGCGTGAGGCTGCCCCGCGCCGAGCTGCGACTCGCCGAGAAGGCCGGGACCGTCGACGCCATCGAGGAGTACATCAAGACCCACCCCGGCGCGGCGATCCCCGACGAAGTGCAGGCGGCGCGCCGCGTGGCGCTCCTCAAGGCTCTCGACAAGGCGCGCGAGGCGGGCACCGTGACGTCGCTCAAAGACTTCGACCAGCGCCACCCCCGCCATGGCCTCGACGGCGAGTTGAAGAAGGCGATCCATCAGGTCTACGTCAACGCCCTCGAGAAGTACCGCAGCCAAGCGGCCCCCAAGGACCCCGACACCTTGCGCTTCGTCGAGCAGCTGATCCTGCTGGCGGAACAGAAGGGTCCCGACGTCCGAATCCGCTTCCGTCACAAGGCGTCGAAGACCCTCGACAAGGCCGATGGCTTGGTGACCAAGAATAAGTTCTTCAACGGCACGCAGTCGTTCCCATCGCGCCACTTCGACGGCGCGCGGCTCGCGAGCCGCGACACCGAGCTCCTCGGCGTCGTGGCTCAACGGTTCGCGGATGTGTTCCC contains the following coding sequences:
- a CDS encoding bifunctional metallophosphatase/5'-nucleotidase, with translation MTRLGRLLIAGLLSCARPPDATLGPGAAPSPAAKATPSPTVTVRVLAFNDFHGHLKPPDGRVPGVAGPVGGAAYVAAHLKRLGAEQPNTVVVAAGDLVGGSPLTSALFHDEPTILAMNAMKLSILGLGNHELDEGLSEVLRLRRGGCHPKDGCALHPTFDGARFDFVAANVEDEATGRRVLPAYVLRTFEGIPVAFVGMPLEGTPRVAAPGGVKGLLFRDEVRTVRALIPELTKQGVAAIVVLLHEGGLVKGGGLNDCRDLHGPVVAIAEKADPAVDVFITGHTHALYNCRVGGRPVTSALSFGRVITEVNLVLDRRTKDVVEATAHNHAVTHDLAPDPVVGAIVDHASRLAAPKEDRVVGHIAGTLRASASGTGEATLGTVVADAHLEATRKAGAQLALTNVGGLRTDLTFARSRGEPVDGLVTYGEAFAAQPFGNVLVTLAVSGGELIDVLEDELRRGTIPQSSSNVRIRIAGRRLRELLVDGSPVHASDRVSVTVNSFMAETVPAFRRSKERVVGAEDLEALEAYFRAHPVVAVPVTKRVEREPAVDAGDE
- a CDS encoding acyl-CoA dehydrogenase family protein, encoding MNFELSTDQKLLVETVRAFVQKESPPGRLRSLRSDALGFSRDLWRKMGELGWLALPFPERFGGLEQSFVEVSLVLEQLGAGLVPEPYLGAIVFAGGLLAEAGTDAQREQWLAPLATGESLLAVAHAERGSRFEPSSVATTATATGDGYVLRGEKHFVLWGNAADAFIVSARTAGATHEARGVSLFLVPKAAAGLRVDALATTDGHRAARLTFDGAHVARDAVVGSVDDGVRPLSLAIDRATAGASAEAVGVMREALNLTVAYLGTREQFGVKIGTFQALQHRAVDMFIETELARSMAMLAALRAESKDDEERVRAVSAAKAHVAASGRFVTAQAIQLHGGIGISDEHDIGLYFKRMHALATLFGDEEHHLARFAARKAFATLET
- a CDS encoding acyl-CoA dehydrogenase family protein produces the protein MDLSFSAEHDAFRAEVRAFLKTNLPPHLRAKADVDAHFEMPEIMEWHRILYKKGWVAPHWPNEHGGPGWDAARRFILTEELELAGTPGLSPFGLIMVGPLIMQFGTDAQKARFLPKILSGEEVWCQGYSEPNAGSDLASLKLRADDDGKGNFVLNGQKTWTTYAQYADWIFVLARTDSSGPKHKGISFLLVPMKTKGLVVKPFLSIGNTLAFSETFFEDVLVPRENLVGPLHGGWSLAKALLGHERTFIASVGASTRLLARVKRIAAETRTPAGVLFDDPIVRAKIAAMEIKLEGLRMANYRAIAGAQLGHAPGPESSLLKIRGSEILQQLFELAMSIMGHDSLSWFNGASSVPPIEEWVPSQWAYYRASTIYGGSNEIQRNVIAKMILNLPGA
- a CDS encoding ParB N-terminal domain-containing protein, with the translated sequence MAKAKTTAKKAGAGAKKPPPKRRTAKKATPKSHGLDAVACADVDRAAPALVALTKRIEGEGGAVVGAYREPLGGHDTLLAILPIDRIEPTPFQRDLSEAHHKRLATVIEKTGRFLDPLIGVTAPGEGFWTPNGRHRLEAMRRLGAKAITVLVVPTREIAWQILALNTEKAHNLKERALEVVRIYRGLLEEDASRPEAAFAFYLEDPALVTLGVAYEKDGRFAGGAYHPVLRRVTSFSDAAIGDAIKVHERLADLTMDLEKAVAEAVARLREKGLTSPYLRAFVVARINPLRFIKGEPPPAEELLLGMTARALRFDAGKVSQVDLAKMAGAPLEE
- a CDS encoding protein kinase, with amino-acid sequence MAIPRRPTKLGPYDVIAKIASGGMAHVYLGRGTDLVGDGRLAAIKIMRHDFGGDEQALHMFLDEARLLSRLSHPNIIQTLEFGTTDEHPFIAMELLLGRTVLDVWEACVAEQMALRFDLAAYVAARVAEALDYAHLLTDELGTPLHLIHRDVNPSNIFLTFDGKVKLFDFGLAKAKLRRTKSHAGIVKGKLPYLSPEQVMELPLDRRSDVYTLGTTLWEMATMRRLFKRGTDIDTVRAVRSAAIPRPETLVEGFPEPLSDIIIRSLERNREHRYQSAQEFADALDDFIARSGSGDPSTLIPATLDRLFPGERARQMGWLKSAVAPNAALMRATLTPPIPIPIQSSVAPLSRIPESGGPRSTPTGPLSAPPLTPRSLRDGPLSTPLSFPLSTPPLTPRAPDTSEESGGAASAPELPPLPPKIRK